The Psychrobacter arenosus region ATGATCACCATGTGGTAATGATGATTGGTGCCGGTGAGCGTGCGGACAATGGCATCTATCATGAGCAGTTCCGCTTTGATTATGACCAATTTGTTAAACACGTTTAACGCTTATTAATCGCTAATGCCTTAATTGATAAACTATTAGCACTCTATTACTGCCCTTTTAATTCGCTATTTATGTCCTTACTGCCAACCAACCTGCTTTGTTAATAAAGTGGGTTGCAACGTTTATGTCTGTTTATGGTGGCGCTAATTTCATTGCTATGGCAATGGATGTTATCGCTATCCGCAACAGGCGCTTATGGTAACTCTAAACTCAGTTCCTCTTAACCCTGACCGTGTGATTTAAGGATTAACATGACCTCTACTGCTACCTTTGCCAGCTTATTTAACGAAGCTGAATTTATTTATCGTCATCTAGGCTCAGACGCTAGCGAGCAAGCAGAATTGCTAAAAGCTATCGGCTATGATGATATGGACAGCTTTATCGATGATACGGTGCCCGCTCCTGTCCGTATGAATAAAGACTTAGACCTGCCTGCAGCGATGAGCGAGCACGCTGCCCTAGCGAAATTACGCGCGATGGCAGACGATATCACTGTGAATAAGAGCTATATCGGTCAAGGCTACTCGCCCGTCCGTATGCCCGCTGTGATTCAACGTAACGTACTAGAAAATCCAGGCTGGTACACGGCTTATACGCCTTACCAAGCTGAGATTGCGCAAGGTCGCCTTGAAGCCCTATTAAACTTCCAACAGGTTTGTATTGACCTAACTGGTTTGGAGTTGGCTGGTGCCTCATTGCTAGATGAAGCGACGGCTGCGGCTGAAGGTATGGCGATGGCCAAACGCGTCAGCAAGAGTAAATCAAACCAATTCTTCGTTGATGACCGTGTCTATCCACAAACCCTAGACGTTATCAAAACCCGCGCCCAATACTTTGGTTGGGAAGTGGTGGTTGGTGATTTCGAAACTGCCAAAGCTGGTGATTTTTTCGGCGCATTATTCCAGTACGTTGGCCGTGAAGGCGATGTGGTAGATTTGACCGACGTCATCAGCGCAGTGAAAGAAAAGAAAACTTATGCCTTAGTAGCTAGCGATATTTTAAGCTTAGTCTTGCTGAAATCGCCTGCTGATATGGGCGCGGACGTGGCTTTAGGCAGCACACAGCGTTTTGGTATCCCTATGGGCTTCGGTGGTCCACACGCCGCTTACTTTGCCTTTAGCGATAAAGCCAAACGTTCAGCGCCTGGTCGTATCATCGGCGTATCAAAAGACGCGCAGGGTAATATGGCGTTGCGTATGGCGCTACAGACTCGTGAGCAACATATTCGCCGCGAAAAAGCCAACTCTAACATCTGTACCTCGCAGGTCTTGCTCGCCAACCTAGCCGGTATGTATGCCGTTTATCATGGCCCAGAAGGTCTAAAGCGTATTGCCACGCGTATCCATGCTATGGCTACCGCTTTCGCTGACGTTATCAGTGCAGACGATGGCAAATTATCAGTTGTACATTCACAATTCTTCGACTCAGTCGTTGTCGATTGTGGTGATGCCAAACTGGCCACGCAAATCTTTGAAAATGCAGAAAACATTGGCTATAACCTCTGGCAAATCAGCGACACGAAACTGTTAGTCGCCTTTAGTGAAACCAGTGACAATGCTGACTTTGAAGTATTAACGCAACTGTTCGTTAATAAAGCCCATAGCTTACCAGCGGACGCTCGTATTGCCCTAGATGATGCGCATATGCGTAAAGATGAGATACTCACGCACCCTGTGTTTAACTCGCACCATACCGAGCACGAAATGCTACGCTATTTGAAGTCTTTAGAAGATAAAGACTTGGCGATGAACCGCAGCATGATCTCTCTTGGCAGCTGTACTATGAAGCTGAACGCTACTAGCGAGATGTTGCCTATCACTTGGAACGAGTTTGCCAACGTGCATCCTTTTGCGCCACGTGAGCAAGTCGGCGGTTATATCGCGATGATCGACAGCTTACAAGAGCAGTTAAAAGCCATCACTGGCTTTGACGATATCTCTATGCAGCCTAACTCAGGGGCATCTGGTGAATACGCGGGTCTATTAGCGATTCGTCGTTACCACGAGTCACTCGGTCAGCCAGACCGTGACGTCTGCTTAATCCCTAAATCTGCTCACGGCACCAACCCAGCTACGGCACAGATGATGGGCATGGAAGTTGTGGTTGTAAATACTGACGAAAACGGTAATGTCGATTTAGACGATCTAAAAGCTAAGTGTGAAGCCAATAGCGATAAGCTCGGCGCGTTGATGGTGACTTATCCATCTACTCATGGCGTTTTTGAAGCCGGTATCCGTGATATCTGTAACCTTATCCATGAACACGGTGGTCAGGTCTATATGGACGGCGCTAACATGAACGCTCAGGTTGGCATTATGCAGCCTGCGGAAGTTGGTGCGGATGTACTGCACATGAACTTGCATAAAACCTTCTGTATCCCACACGGCGGCGGCGGTCCTGGTATGGGCCCTATCGGTATGAAGTCGCACTTAGCGCCTTTCAAAGCCAACCACTCTATCAGCCCTGTGCATAATGCACCGAAAGACTTGTCTGCGGTATCTGCGGCGCCTTATGGTTCAGCGAGCATCCTACCGATCTCTTGGATGTATGTAGCTATGATGGGCCGTGATGGCTTATTGGCAGCGACTAAGCTTGCTCTTTTGAACGCCAACTATGTTGCCAATCAGCTTAAAGACGACTACCCAGTCCTTTACACCGGTAGCAATGGCCGCGTAGCGCATGAGTGCATCATCGATATTCGTCCGCTTAAAGAAGAGACGGGTATTTCTGAAACAGACATCGCGAAGCGCTTGATGGACTATGGTTTCCACTCACCTACCATGAGTTTCCCAGTAGCGGGTACCTTGATGATTGAGCCTACAGAATCTGAATCTAAAGAAGAGTTAGATCGCTTTATCGCCGCGTTAAAATCTATCAAAGCGGAAGCGTTAAAAGTGAAAGCAGGGACAGACGGCTGGACCGCGGACAACAACCCATTGGTCAATGCGCCGCATACTGCTTTTGTTATCACAGCGGTAGAGTGGAACTATCCGTACAGCCGCGAAACGGCTGCGTTCCCATTAGACTATATCCGCAATAACAAGTTCTGGCCTTCGGTCGGTCGTGTGGATGATGTCTATGGCGACAAAAACTTGATATGTAGCTGCCCAGGTATCGAAAACTATATGTAATTGGTTTTACTATTTGAGCGTTTTTACCCCACCCAAACGCTCCCCTGTGAAGGGAGGGCTTAAAAGCAGAATGGCTTATCTTTATAAATAAGCCCGAAGCTTTTATTTCCTCCCAATCATAGAGGGGCTCATAGGGAAAAGCTAAGTGAGGTCGATTGCCTAGCTAGAGCCACAAAAAAGCCCGTAAATCAAAGTTGATTTGCGGGCTTTTCTTTGCTTAACTGCTTTATATTATAAAAAATAACTCTAACGGGAAGCCTTTTTTAATGACACTGTCGACGCCTGCTAAGACTAGCCGCCCCTTAGTCGTATTAATTCATGGGTTGCATCATCGCGCTTGGGTCATGCGGCCATTAGCCAAATATCTGCGTGCTGCTGACTTTCACACTTATGAGTTGGGCTATCGCAGCGTCCGTAATCCTATCGCCCAGCATAGCGAACAGCTAAACAACTGGCTACTGCTAAATCATAATCCTGACGAGCCTATTCACTTGGTCGGTCACAGTCTAGGCGGCCTAGTGATTCGTGACTTTATTCAGCGCTATCCAAGTTGGCAAATCGACCGCTGCGTGACTTTAGGCACTCCGCATAGCGGCAGTATTAGCGCGGATTATGTCAAAAAACTGCTCCCTCCTTTCATTGGTCACGCTTACCAAGGCGGACTAGATGGTACCGTAGCGCCCTTACCCGATGATATCTGTCTGGGCGTGATTGCCGGCAGCTCACCTTATGGTCTTGGCCAGTTTTTTTTAAGGCATCACAATCGCCGTAATAACCTGCCTAAAAGTGAGCGTGCTCACGACGGCTCGGTTTATATTTATGAGACCCGCTTAGCCAATGCCAATGACCATGTTGTCTTACCGGTTAATCATACCGCTATGTTGGTCAACCCTCAGGTCGCTGAGCAAACGCTATATTTTCTACAGCATGGCCAATTTAAGCGCTAACCCCTATAGCCTGATATTATACTCTTGGCGACTACCTCACTAGCTAGACCAACCCTTAACTCTACGAGACCGCATTATGTCCCATCCCAATCATGGTAGACCTACCCGTAACAAGACCACGCTAAAAGCATCTCCACAAAAAGACACCGCGCCTGAGAGCCCTCTCGGTATCGATAAAAAGACGTTATATCTAGCCGTTTTTGCCGTAGTGATTGGCCTCACTATTTATGGCTACTATCGGGATCATCAAGCGCCAACGACTACGCCAGCACCAGAAGCTCTCACTCAACCGCCCGCTGCTGAATAATCGTCATCGTCTACGCCCATACCCGCCTGTAGCGCTTCTTTATGGGTGGCAATTAAGGGGATAACCGTCTGAGTCACCCAAGGATAGCGCCAGCCTTTAAGCCCTTCTGGCAGCTCTTCTAGCGGCAAATCGTAGGCAACCACTTCATACAATTGCGACAGCCACTTTTTACGCATTAACACGTTGGCAGGGACACCGGTTTCCGCTTCATAATCATCAACGATTTTTTGTACGGCTTTAGAGATGGTTTTATCCTTTGAGCGATACGGGGCTAGTATTTTCGGCGGCTGATCCGCCTCTTTAAGGGCACGCGCCTCATTGATGACCGTTAACAGCTCTGGGCCGTACAAGCGCAACATGCTGCGATGCATCGAGGTCTTATAGGTCAGATGCTTCATGGTCGAGGGCAATTCTGTGACTACATCGCGTACAGCTTGTTTTTTTAGGATGAAAGTCTTGGGTTGATTGGTCGCGCGGGCTAGCGCTTCACGCCAAGCGGATACGGCTTGCAACACCGCCAACTGCTCACCAGTATAGCGAAAGTCCACCATAGCCAAATAGGTAGCGTCATCTTCGACATTGGCTGCGTCATACAACTCTTTGGCATACAGTTGGCAGTCTTCGGTCACCTTATCGACCAAGTCTTTAGCGACCAGTTGCGCCTGCAAAGCATCGTACAGACACAGCAAATAGCGCACATCATCGATAGCATATTGCTCTTGCTCATCCGTCAGCGGGCGTGCCAACCAATCCGACTGGCTCTCGCCTTTGGTGACCTCGATTGCCAACTCGTCTTTTAGCGCTTGCTGATAGCCCATCTGCAACTGACTGGTCAGATACGATAATGCAATCTGGGTATCAAACACATTGGTCAGCGCTTCACACTCTGAAAGCAAATAAAAGATACCTAAATCTTCGCCACAGGCATGCCAAATCATCAATGGCATCTCTTCTAAAACCACCCAAAACTCACTCAAATCTAGCTTGGGCGCATCAATCAGATAAATCGCCTCGCCGGTATTGATTTGCACCAATGCCAACTTAGGGTAGTAAGTATCGCGTTTAATAAACTCAGTATCTAAGGCGATGCGCTCGCGCGTCTCTAAGTCATCCAAACACTGCTCTAAGCTGTCAAAGTCGGTCACCCAATACACCGGTAATTGTTGCGATGCTTGCAGGTCAGCAAGGATAGCTTGCGGATTAGCGATCTTGGTTGAATCGTGAATACTGGCGATTTTTTCGGTCATTGGAGAGGTCTTAGGTTGAGTTGATAACAAAGGGTTTAGGGAATGATAAAGCGTTAAATAAATAGCTCAGAACCCCTAAACAACTCTAAAAAACAATAGCGAAGGTTATAGGGCTATTAAATAATAGAGCCATTAAATAAAGGAACGGTTCAATAAGGCTTGGGACAACGTCATACTGTCTAAGTACTCTAACTCGCCGCCCATAGGAATCCCTTGGGCAATACGAGTCACTTTACTGACATGATTTTTAGCAGCTTCCGAGATAAAGTGCGCAGTGGTCTGCCCCTCTACGGTCGTGCCCGTTGCCAGAATTAACTCGTCGATAGGCTCTTGCTTTAACCGCCAAATAAGCTGGTCAATATTCAAATCATCCGCATTGATACCATCGAGTGGGGATAAATGCCCGCCCAAGACGAAATAACGCCCACGGAAACCTGCCGTCTGCTCGATAGCCATGACGTCCGCTGCGGTCTCTACCACACATAATATCGCATCATCGCGGCGCGGGTCTAAACAAATCGGACAGACGTCATCATCGCTAAAAGAGTGGCAACGGTGACATTCGATAATATCGTGCATAGCCACATCGAGCGCTTGGGCAAGCGCAATACCTTGCGGGCGTTTTTGAGTTAATAGGTGCAAGGCCATACGCTGGGCGGTCTTTTGACCCACCCCTGGCAATACTCGCAACTGCTTAACTAGCGTATCAAACTTTTGTGTCAGCAATGGACATCCTTTCTTAATTAATAAATCTCTATAGCGGCATTAGCCATCGCAATGGCGTTCAGTATCAGCATTCAGTATAAGCATTGACCTTAGCATTAACCTTAGTATTGACACTTGGGGCTACCTTATCGCCTATCTCTAACGCTACAAATAGCGGATAAGCCTAGTCTATTTATGACGGCACGACCGACAATATTCAATAGATAAGCGACAATAACAGAGCAATAAAATGAAAGTATGAGGCGGCAGCGCTCTCAATAAACCTATTATAAATAAGCTATATTATTCATAAGGATAGATTATGTTTATCCGTAAATATATCGAAGTTTGTTGATAAAAAAAAGGGCGGTATTGTAGCAAAGACAATCCACCCCGTTACCGGTCTTTATCCCCCACCAAAAATGATGCTAGCTGCTCATTATCTAGTCATAAGCAACGCTATCAGGATAAGACCCGCACTTTTCTATTGAGCTAGTATTAGCCAAATAGACCTTGCATACCTGGTGGTAAGCCCATGCCGCTAGTCGCATTTGACATAGTAGCTTCTGATAGCTCGTCTGCTTGACGCACGGCGTCATTGATAGCCGCAGCAATAAGGTCTTCAATCATATCTGGCTCATCTTCTAGCAGGCTAGGATCGATGCTCAGACGCTTGACCACATGACGACCGGTCATAGTGACTTTAACAAGACCGCTGCCCGCTTCGGCGTGAACTTCTTTAGTGGCTAGGTCTTTTTTAGCTTTTTCGACATTGACTTCAACTTGCTTTTGCATGGTTTGTGCTTGTTGCATCAAAGCTTGAATATTCATGATAAATCCTTACAGATTATAGTAATAGTTAGGGATGAAGAACTAATTTCAGTAGCGCTATTATACCTGTATCTCTATAGCGTGTCTAAACCGCGCGCCAGATCCGCGATGATATCTTCTACATCTTCTAAGCCTACCGACAAACGAATTAAGCCATCCGTCACGCCAGCATCGGCTCTATCTTCTGGTTTTAAGCGAAAATGGGTGGTCGTTGAAGGGTGCGTTATCGTCGTCTTCATATCGCCTAAATTGTTAGTAATGGAGACCATTTGCGTGCTATCAATCACATGCCAAGCGGCTTCTTTTGGCGACTTGCCCTCACCTACGACCTCAAAGCCCATAATCGCGCCGTAGCAGTCTTGGCGATAGTGCTGACGGGTAGCCAACTCATGAGCAGGATGGTCCTTAAGCCCTGAGAAATGTACGCGGCTAACTTTGGGATGCCCAGCTAAAAATTTAGCGACCTTATTGGCATTTTGGCAATGCGCCTGCATGCGTAAGGCTAAAGTTTCCAAGCCTTTGGTAAACACCCAAGCGTTAAAAGGACTCATGCTAATACCGCCAGAACGCACCACGGTAAAGGCCTGCTGCATCAGCTCTTCATTACCGACCAAAGCGCCGCCCAATACACGACCTTGACCATCGATATATTTAGTCGCCGAATGAATGACAATATCCGCCCCAAAATCTAAAGGCTTTTGAATAGCTGGGGTGGCAAAGCAATTGTCTACGATAAACAACGCGCCCTGCTTATGCGCCAACTCACTTAAAAAAGTCATGTCAGCAATTTGCCCTAAAGGATTACTCGGGCTTTCACAATAAATCACTTTAGTATTGTCTTGCATCGCCGCCGCCCAAGCGTCGTTATCCGTGCAATCGACGTAGCTGACTTCAACGCCGTATTTAACAAAATAGTTGTTAAACAGACCAATAGAAGAGCCAAACAGTTGCTTTGCCGCCAACAGGTGATCGCCAGCTTGCAGATAGGCTAAGCACATGGTCAGTATCGCGCCCATCCCAGAAGCGGTAGCGACAGCACGCTCACCACCTTCTAAAGCCGCTAAACGTCGCTCAAAAGTTCGCACGCTAGGGTTGGTATGACGCGAGTAAACGTTGCCTTTTTTACTGCCATCAAAATGCGCTGCGGCATCGGCTGCCGATTGATAGACATACGAGCTGGTGGTAAAGATAGGTTCTGAGTGCTCGCCTTCATCGGTACGGTGCTGACCGGCTCTGACGGCTATCGTCTGCATGCCGTAACCTGCCGATAAATCTAGGGCATCATCTTGCCAGTTGCGGTCTAAGACTGACGCGTTATTACTAGTGGTGCTGGGTGTTACCTTGGAAGATTGGGTCATTACCGTCCCTTAACTGATGACAACGAAGATAGCGTATGAAGATAAAATGTAGAGATAAAATTATGAGGTGCACTTTAGCAGTTTTTTGTCGTTTACGCTTACTCCATAACGACAATGACACAGTCTATTTTGGCAAAACCTCGCTATTTTACGGTCTACAAGCGCCTATTCAAGCCCTGCTCGTTACTCTACTATAATGGCTAGCTAGCATCGTAGTGAACCTCTCATTGAATAAGGCGTTAAATCGTAGGCTGCACACAGGATTATCTCTGCTAGCGAGCTGATAAACGACTTTCAAGCTGACTTACTTAATAGGCCACTTATTTTTAATCAATAACCAGCAATAGCGTGTAAAATAGTCTAAGCTCATTTTCATAAATAGTTATAATTCATCATTATTAAGATAGTATTTTTGCTCTAAATTAAACAAGTTTTAGTATTTGGTCACTAGTTATAACGGCATAACAAAAATCTTTCTTGGTTAATTTTAGCGGCGCTAAAGTTGAGCTTTTTTTAATTCTAGTGATATTAATAACCCCATTTTGTCAGCCTCTATGACTGCTCATTTATAGCAGACTCTAGCGGCTGTCAGGCAGTATAAAGCTCGGTTGCTTAGGATTATCAATAAACCGCTGCTGACTACCATACTTATGCTACAAGGCTTTTACCCATGGCACTGTCCCGATTGCGCTCAACGACTCTATTACCTTTGTTGGTAGCCCCGACTCTATTGATTAGTGGCTGTCAGCATCTGCCTGCGCAGCCGCATTTGCCAGAGAGCCAAGCGTTGACCAAGCGAGTAGAAGCGCTATACAGCCAACCAGAGAGCGAGGTAGCAACAGAGTCGCAGCCAGATACTTCAGACACTGAGGCGGAGTTGCTAGCGCAAGCAGATGCTGCTGATGAGACCGCTGAGTCCACCAGTAATCCCGTCACCACGACCAAAGATACCGCAGCCATAGCGGCGGCAAACTCACAGCCTTCGACTATCGCCGAACGTATCCAAAACTATGACTTGGCGGCGTCTATTAGTGAGCAACATAAAATCCACCCGGAGCTCTCAGGCTATTACCCTATCGTCACCGGTGCCAATGCTTTTGCCTCACGCAGCATCTTGACCGGTATGGCCGAAAAAAATATCGATGTGCAGTACTATATTTGGCACAACGATCAGGCGGGACAACTGATGCTCAAAGACCTGTGGGATGCAGCCGAGCGCGGCGTCATGGTACGGTTGCTCTTGGATGACTTTAATACGGATGCCAAATTTGATGATCATTTGCGCCGGTTTGCTAGCCACCCGAATATTTCAGTACGTATTATTAACCCACTGCTTTATCGTAAGTTTCAGTCGCTAAATTTTGTGACCAGTTTGCCGCGTATCAACCGCCGTATGCACAATAAAAGCATGATTTTTGATAAGCAAATTACCATTATTGGCGGGCGTAATATTGGTAATGAATACCTAAGTAATGACCAAAACAGTCAGTTTGCCGATTTAGACGTGCTGTTGATTGGCCGCGTCGTCGCTGATATTAGCCAAAGCTTTAGCCATTATTGGAACTCTTCAATGTCTTACGATATTGAAACCTTAGTCAAAGCGGATAAAGACGATACTGATTTTTTACAGTCTTTAGATAAAATTAATGGCGATGCCGATAGCGGTCCACGCAGCAGCTTATCCGTGTATAAGGCGGCAATTGAAGATTCGACGATTGACTCAGATTTATTGAATAAGCGCGTGCCGTTTCGCTGGACCGACATGCAGTTTTTAAGTGACGATGTGGGCAAGCTGAGTAAAACCGCTCCGCCTAACAGCAACTTAGTCCATCAATTGCGTACGTTACTCGGCACCCCTACGCAGCAGCTGACCATTATCTCTTCCTACTTTGTCCCGACTAAAGACGGCGTGGGTGCGCTGATTCAATTGGCTGAAAAAGGGATTAAAATTCGTATTTTGACCAACTCTTTTGATGCTACTGATGTCACGGCGGTCCATTCGGGCTATAGTCAGTGGCGCCCCGCTTTGCTCAATGCTGGGATTAAAATTTACGAGCTTAAATCTACCGCCAGCGAAGAAAAACGCGAAAATAAACTTTGGCGCGCGCGCAGCCAATCTTCGACCAGCTTGCATGCCAAAACCTTTGCGGTTGATGACCATCAAGTGTTTATTGGCTCCTACAACGTTGACCCGCGCTCAGCAAATATTAATACTGAAATGGGCGTCATTATTAATGATGATGAGCTTGCCAAGCAATTGCACGAGGCATTGGACGATGACTTGCTAGATCAAGCCTATGAGGTGACCATCACGCCAGCAGGCCAGTTGCAATGGAAGACCTTAGAGGGTGGCAAACTGGTCACTTATGATAAAGAACCAGCCGTTGATTTAGCGGATCAAATTTGGCTTACGATTATGTCATGGTTACCTATTGACTGGTTGTTATAGAATGCGGTTCGTTTGACCAAGCCATGACTTAAAAACGGTAGCAAGCGCTATCGTTGCTCGGGTTTATTATTATTTTTATACTTTATATTGCATAGTTATAGGTCGTACAGATGCCTTTTAATACCAACCCTCGTACTCTTAGACAATTGGGTATTATTTCTTTTAGTAATTTTGCGGCTTTTTTTGACTTTCTTATTTACTTATATCTCGCCGATATCTTAAGCGCAGCTTTTTTTCCGGCTACCGAAGCGACTTTTATTGGTAAACTACAAACTTTAAGTCTGTTTTCAGCCGGGTATTTATCGCGACCTATTGGCGCCTTATTGCTAGGCCGCTTTGGTGATATTAAAGGGCGTAAAGCCACTTTTTATATTAGCGCCTCTTTTATTGCGTTGACCTCGCTGGCCACTGCTTGTCTGCCGACTTACGCACAAGCTGGTATTTTAGCCCCTATCCTATTTTTTACCGCTCGAGTTGCCCAAGGTATGGCGTTTGGCGCCCACTCTACCTTAGGCTGGGTCTATTTATCAGAGCAAGCCCCGAAATCGCAGATGGCTTTTTATTCCAGCGTATCCTCAGCGAGCTTTATGGTAGGTATCGTCGCAACCTTAATTATCTTTAAGGTCATTTTTAACACCTATACCGATCAAGCTTTAGTGGAATACGCTTGGCGCATCCCTTTTGTCATCTCGGCTTGTCTGGCGACTATAGCGGTGTTACTAGGCCGTTATTTGACCGAAACGCCGTTATTCTTAAGCCAAAAAGTCAAACGTTCCTATATTCCACGTTATAAAAACTTTAGCTTATCATTCAAGCGTTTTAATGCCATCTTCATTACCGTATTATTAAGTTTCTATATCTCAAGTCTAGTCATTGTCGTGGCGCTCCTCTTACCGCAGATGATTACGCATAAGTTTAGTATCGACCCGAGCCTATTGGGCTTCTCGAATGGGTTAGCGATTTTATTCTTATCATTAGGGTGTGTCTTTTTTGGCTTGATGGCAGACAAAGGCCATATTGGTAAAGCGCTTATGATAGGCTCAATAGCAGTTGCCTTACAGTCTT contains the following coding sequences:
- the gcvP gene encoding aminomethyl-transferring glycine dehydrogenase, which produces MTSTATFASLFNEAEFIYRHLGSDASEQAELLKAIGYDDMDSFIDDTVPAPVRMNKDLDLPAAMSEHAALAKLRAMADDITVNKSYIGQGYSPVRMPAVIQRNVLENPGWYTAYTPYQAEIAQGRLEALLNFQQVCIDLTGLELAGASLLDEATAAAEGMAMAKRVSKSKSNQFFVDDRVYPQTLDVIKTRAQYFGWEVVVGDFETAKAGDFFGALFQYVGREGDVVDLTDVISAVKEKKTYALVASDILSLVLLKSPADMGADVALGSTQRFGIPMGFGGPHAAYFAFSDKAKRSAPGRIIGVSKDAQGNMALRMALQTREQHIRREKANSNICTSQVLLANLAGMYAVYHGPEGLKRIATRIHAMATAFADVISADDGKLSVVHSQFFDSVVVDCGDAKLATQIFENAENIGYNLWQISDTKLLVAFSETSDNADFEVLTQLFVNKAHSLPADARIALDDAHMRKDEILTHPVFNSHHTEHEMLRYLKSLEDKDLAMNRSMISLGSCTMKLNATSEMLPITWNEFANVHPFAPREQVGGYIAMIDSLQEQLKAITGFDDISMQPNSGASGEYAGLLAIRRYHESLGQPDRDVCLIPKSAHGTNPATAQMMGMEVVVVNTDENGNVDLDDLKAKCEANSDKLGALMVTYPSTHGVFEAGIRDICNLIHEHGGQVYMDGANMNAQVGIMQPAEVGADVLHMNLHKTFCIPHGGGGPGMGPIGMKSHLAPFKANHSISPVHNAPKDLSAVSAAPYGSASILPISWMYVAMMGRDGLLAATKLALLNANYVANQLKDDYPVLYTGSNGRVAHECIIDIRPLKEETGISETDIAKRLMDYGFHSPTMSFPVAGTLMIEPTESESKEELDRFIAALKSIKAEALKVKAGTDGWTADNNPLVNAPHTAFVITAVEWNYPYSRETAAFPLDYIRNNKFWPSVGRVDDVYGDKNLICSCPGIENYM
- a CDS encoding esterase/lipase family protein, whose protein sequence is MTLSTPAKTSRPLVVLIHGLHHRAWVMRPLAKYLRAADFHTYELGYRSVRNPIAQHSEQLNNWLLLNHNPDEPIHLVGHSLGGLVIRDFIQRYPSWQIDRCVTLGTPHSGSISADYVKKLLPPFIGHAYQGGLDGTVAPLPDDICLGVIAGSSPYGLGQFFLRHHNRRNNLPKSERAHDGSVYIYETRLANANDHVVLPVNHTAMLVNPQVAEQTLYFLQHGQFKR
- a CDS encoding ribonuclease D, whose translation is MTEKIASIHDSTKIANPQAILADLQASQQLPVYWVTDFDSLEQCLDDLETRERIALDTEFIKRDTYYPKLALVQINTGEAIYLIDAPKLDLSEFWVVLEEMPLMIWHACGEDLGIFYLLSECEALTNVFDTQIALSYLTSQLQMGYQQALKDELAIEVTKGESQSDWLARPLTDEQEQYAIDDVRYLLCLYDALQAQLVAKDLVDKVTEDCQLYAKELYDAANVEDDATYLAMVDFRYTGEQLAVLQAVSAWREALARATNQPKTFILKKQAVRDVVTELPSTMKHLTYKTSMHRSMLRLYGPELLTVINEARALKEADQPPKILAPYRSKDKTISKAVQKIVDDYEAETGVPANVLMRKKWLSQLYEVVAYDLPLEELPEGLKGWRYPWVTQTVIPLIATHKEALQAGMGVDDDDYSAAGG
- the recR gene encoding recombination mediator RecR, whose amino-acid sequence is MLTQKFDTLVKQLRVLPGVGQKTAQRMALHLLTQKRPQGIALAQALDVAMHDIIECHRCHSFSDDDVCPICLDPRRDDAILCVVETAADVMAIEQTAGFRGRYFVLGGHLSPLDGINADDLNIDQLIWRLKQEPIDELILATGTTVEGQTTAHFISEAAKNHVSKVTRIAQGIPMGGELEYLDSMTLSQALLNRSFI
- a CDS encoding YbaB/EbfC family nucleoid-associated protein, which encodes MNIQALMQQAQTMQKQVEVNVEKAKKDLATKEVHAEAGSGLVKVTMTGRHVVKRLSIDPSLLEDEPDMIEDLIAAAINDAVRQADELSEATMSNATSGMGLPPGMQGLFG
- a CDS encoding O-succinylhomoserine sulfhydrylase, producing the protein MTQSSKVTPSTTSNNASVLDRNWQDDALDLSAGYGMQTIAVRAGQHRTDEGEHSEPIFTTSSYVYQSAADAAAHFDGSKKGNVYSRHTNPSVRTFERRLAALEGGERAVATASGMGAILTMCLAYLQAGDHLLAAKQLFGSSIGLFNNYFVKYGVEVSYVDCTDNDAWAAAMQDNTKVIYCESPSNPLGQIADMTFLSELAHKQGALFIVDNCFATPAIQKPLDFGADIVIHSATKYIDGQGRVLGGALVGNEELMQQAFTVVRSGGISMSPFNAWVFTKGLETLALRMQAHCQNANKVAKFLAGHPKVSRVHFSGLKDHPAHELATRQHYRQDCYGAIMGFEVVGEGKSPKEAAWHVIDSTQMVSITNNLGDMKTTITHPSTTTHFRLKPEDRADAGVTDGLIRLSVGLEDVEDIIADLARGLDTL
- a CDS encoding phospholipase D family protein, with amino-acid sequence MALSRLRSTTLLPLLVAPTLLISGCQHLPAQPHLPESQALTKRVEALYSQPESEVATESQPDTSDTEAELLAQADAADETAESTSNPVTTTKDTAAIAAANSQPSTIAERIQNYDLAASISEQHKIHPELSGYYPIVTGANAFASRSILTGMAEKNIDVQYYIWHNDQAGQLMLKDLWDAAERGVMVRLLLDDFNTDAKFDDHLRRFASHPNISVRIINPLLYRKFQSLNFVTSLPRINRRMHNKSMIFDKQITIIGGRNIGNEYLSNDQNSQFADLDVLLIGRVVADISQSFSHYWNSSMSYDIETLVKADKDDTDFLQSLDKINGDADSGPRSSLSVYKAAIEDSTIDSDLLNKRVPFRWTDMQFLSDDVGKLSKTAPPNSNLVHQLRTLLGTPTQQLTIISSYFVPTKDGVGALIQLAEKGIKIRILTNSFDATDVTAVHSGYSQWRPALLNAGIKIYELKSTASEEKRENKLWRARSQSSTSLHAKTFAVDDHQVFIGSYNVDPRSANINTEMGVIINDDELAKQLHEALDDDLLDQAYEVTITPAGQLQWKTLEGGKLVTYDKEPAVDLADQIWLTIMSWLPIDWLL
- a CDS encoding MFS transporter codes for the protein MPFNTNPRTLRQLGIISFSNFAAFFDFLIYLYLADILSAAFFPATEATFIGKLQTLSLFSAGYLSRPIGALLLGRFGDIKGRKATFYISASFIALTSLATACLPTYAQAGILAPILFFTARVAQGMAFGAHSTLGWVYLSEQAPKSQMAFYSSVSSASFMVGIVATLIIFKVIFNTYTDQALVEYAWRIPFVISACLATIAVLLGRYLTETPLFLSQKVKRSYIPRYKNFSLSFKRFNAIFITVLLSFYISSLVIVVALLLPQMITHKFSIDPSLLGFSNGLAILFLSLGCVFFGLMADKGHIGKALMIGSIAVALQSLAFYYHLQNSSGDYILLMYTVLGFSTGVISLCPVIMVQLFPTRTRLTAVALSYNCTYAVVGGALPIGLMYATDYISFSPALYLTFIGIVGVIIGMYVMRAPPLTSLSSQV